Proteins encoded by one window of Candidatus Baltobacteraceae bacterium:
- a CDS encoding carboxymuconolactone decarboxylase family protein: MGDTQYERGEALLRKIDGDRVADNLIAAYRDVAPDFARYLIEFAFGEIYARDGDLKARELVAIATLATMGGCDPQLETHVHGAFNVGLTESQIVEAVMTLIPYIGFPKSLNAMAVVKRVVDKRCRQSGTQEPGEA; the protein is encoded by the coding sequence AGTACGAGCGCGGTGAGGCGCTCCTGCGCAAGATCGACGGCGATCGGGTGGCGGATAATCTGATCGCCGCTTACCGGGACGTCGCGCCGGATTTTGCGCGCTACCTCATCGAGTTTGCGTTTGGCGAGATCTACGCGCGCGACGGCGACCTCAAGGCGCGCGAGCTGGTGGCGATCGCAACGCTGGCGACGATGGGCGGATGCGACCCGCAACTCGAGACGCACGTACACGGCGCGTTCAACGTCGGGTTGACGGAGTCGCAAATCGTGGAGGCGGTGATGACGCTGATACCCTACATCGGCTTCCCTAAGTCGCTCAACGCGATGGCCGTCGTTAAGCGGGTCGTCGACAAGCGGTGCCGTCAAAGCGGCACGCAGGAGCCCGGAGAAGCGTAA